In Vibrio mangrovi, the DNA window CTATGCCAGCAACTTCCTGAAGGTTGTACAGTAAAGCCGATCGATGGCGGGATGTTTGTCTGGCTCTCGCTGCCGGATTGTGACACCTTCGCGCTCGCAGAAAGTATGTTGGCGAAAGGCGTAGCGGTTGTTCCAAGCCCGGTGTTCTATCCGAATGCAGAAGCAACACCAGCAGCATTAAGGCTGAATTTCACTAATGCGAACCCGGATGAACTGACCGAAGCAGTCAAACGTCTGGTTGAAGGCTTAAAGAGTTATCTGAACTGAATGAAATATTCTGCCTGAGTTCACCATGTTCTTTTGAAATCAGGGCAATATTGTCCTGATTTCTGCCAGATCATCTCACAGGCATAATTTGCCCTGTTCATGAAGGATCGTCATAAAGTGATCCAGACCAAGCGGCTGATGATACAGATATCCCTGCCCCAGCTCACATCCCATTTCTGCCAGTAATGACTGTTGATGTGTCTCTTCAATCCCTTCTGCAACAATGTTTAAGCGTAAAGACTTCGCCAGTTGTACAATGGTTTTGACAATATCGAGACTCTGCGGATCATCATTCATATCGTGGACAAAAGAACGGTCTATTTTCAGCACATCGATCGGGAAAGCTTTCAGATAAGACAGACTTGAATAACCGGTTCCGAAATCATCAATGGCAAGTGAAATACCCAGTTCAGACAGGCTAATCAGCATTTGCTTTGTAGTTTCAAAATCGTGCATCAGGGCACTTTCCGTCACTTCCAGTTCCAGCAGATGGCTGGGTAACCTGCTCTCCTGTAAGGTTTTTTCTACAATTTTTACAAATTCAGGATCCGTAAACTGCTTCGCCGCGACATTCACTGAAACTCTGACCGAGTAACCGAGTTCATACCAATAGCTGGCGGCCTGACAACTTTTGAGCAATACCTGGCTGCCAAGTTGTTGTACTAACCCGGTTTCTTCCGCGATCGGAATAAAGTGACACGGCGAAATTAACCGACCGTGCTGATCTTTCAGACGGACCAGCGCCTCACACCCGACAATTTCACCATCACTCAGACGATGCTGAGGCTGATACAGTACAATCAGATCATCTTTCTCAATCGCTTCTCTGAGTGTCATTTCAATATGGTGACGTTGAATCAGCACCGTCTCCAGTTCTTTGGAAAAAAAGCAGTGCTGGTTGCGTCCCTGCTGTTTTGCCCGGTACATTGCTGTGTCTGCATGACGTAACAGATTCTCTTCACTATCGGAATCATCCGGATAAATACTAACCCCGATACTGGCTGAAACTTTGTACTCTTTACCTCCGAACAGAAAAGGCTGACTGATCCGAAGACCAATATCGGTTGCCAGAGAATCCGCGACACCGGCGTTCATCACATTCGGGGCAATAATGATGAATTCATCTCCGCCAGTCCGCGCCAAAGTGTAACCCGGCAGGCAGAGACCCGAGAGACGTGAAGCCAGTTGTTTGATAAACAGGTCACCAAAATTATGCCCCATGGCATCATTAATATATTTGAAGTGATCAATATCGATCATAAACATCGCGATGCGGCTTTGCTGGATGTCCGCAATTCGAATCGCATTTGCCAGACGGTCATGCAGCAGAATCCGGTTGGGTAAATCGGTCAGTTGGTCGTGATTGGCAAGATGACTCATCTTAACTGACATTGCGACGGTTTCACTCACGTCGTGAAACACAATAATCGCGCCAATGACTTCTCCGTTTTTATCCCGGATCGGAGCGGCAGAATCTTCCACCCGGAAAATAGAACCATCTTTGGCCGTCAACTGACTATTTAAAGCCATGCCTACCGTTCGTTGTTCTTTCAGAGCAAGTAGAATAGGGTTCATCCCCTGATGCTGCGACACAGCATCGCGTAAATCCATCACCTCTTCAATTGCTAACCCTTTCGCATCCGAAGCACTCCAGCCGGTCATACGTTCAGCAATCGGGTTCATGAATGTCACCCGGGCAGAGGTATCGGTAGCAATCACCGCATCACCAATCGAGTTCAGGGTTACATTCAGCCACTCTTTCTCTTCCCGTAGCGCCTGCTTCACCCGGATCACATCAGTCATATTCACCGCAGTAACCAGATATCCGAGTGATTGCTCCCCGATGTAACGCTGCCTGATATGAATATTCAGATATTCAGTTTCCCGTTGTTCCTGAATGAACTCAAAGCGGAATTTGACATCCTGTTGCCCTTGTCCCTGAACCGATAACCGGATCTGAGAAGCAAGTTCTGCCGGGAGCACTTCATCAATCTGATGTCCCTGCATCTGTTCCGGTGTCTGTCCGAACCAGCTTCCGGAAAAATCGTTACAGAACTGGCTTTCCCAGTCCAATGACCAGTAAGAGACATACACTGGCAGTTGCGTCAGTAAATCCTGTAAATTATTTTTAGCTTCGGCAAGCGCATCCGACTGAAGACGGAGCTGAAGCTGGTTCTGAACTCTGAGACGACACAGACGCACATCAATCGGCTTGGAAATAAAATCAACGGCACCAAACTCCAGCGAGAAATACTCAACATCAGCTTCATCATGAGAAGTCACAAACATCACCGAAGTATTGGAGGTCAGCGGGTCAGCCAGTAAGTCCCGGCACAACTCCAGACCGTTACGCACCGGCATATCAATATCCAGAATTGTGATCTGGGGCTGGATCTGGCGAGCCAGTGCCAATCCTTCCAGTGGATCAGTTGTAGTCACAATATGACCCAGACCCGACAACGCCTCCTCCATGATCAGTAAATTCGTCGGATCATCATCCACCACCAATATATTGATTTGAGTGCTATTGTTAATGTGTGACGTCATAAGGCCTCAATCTCATCATTTAAGCAGCCGGTAAGACTACTCTCATCGGTAAAAAACGGGGCTTTTGTCAATATAGTCACGAATAGTCGATGCTTCAAAACCGATAAGGAAAGTCCTGTGCTTGAAGAACTGGAATTACGCTACAACCATGCCCGGATACTGATCGTTGACGATGATCCAATTAATCTTGAATTACTCAAAGGCTGCCTGTCCGACACTTTTCAGATTGATCTGGTCGAAAATGGTATGGAAGCCCTCAAGCGGGCAACTCTCACGATGCCGGACTTAATTCTGCTGGATGTAATGATGGAAGGGATTGATGGCTGGGAAGTCTGCCGGACGATGAAATCTTCGCCAACTCTGGCACATATCCCCATTATTTTTATCACTTCGCTTGACGATGACGAGACTCAGATCCGCTGCTGGCAAGCCGGGTGTGCCGATTATATTACCAAACCATTCAACTTCGTGACCTTAGAGCACCGGGTAAAAATGCATATGCGGTATAAGATAACAACCGAGCTCTTAACTACAATGTCAACCCGGGACAGCCTGACCGGTTTATCCAACCGTCGCTCACTGGAATCCGATTATCTGACTATCAAAGGATTATGTCGTCGTAATGGTCAGCCGCTGTCATTACTGATGATTGACATCGATAATTTCAAGCAATACAACGACATCTATGGCCACCTGAAGGGAGACAAATGCCTGCAACAGGTCGCGGATACTCTGAAAAAATCCATCAAACGCGTCTCAGACCGGGTTTTCCGTTATGGCGGGGAAGAATTCACCGTTTTGCTCCCCAACACCAATCAGGAAGGAGCCAGACGGATTGCCTCAACCCTGTTATCTGCTATATCCGAGCAGACTCTGGAACATAAAAGTGCGCCGCTGGGATATCTGACCATCAGTATCGGTGGCGCAACATTTGACTGGGCACATCTGCCGGAACAACTCGAAGAGGCATTGGAAGCCGCAGATCAAGCCCTTTACGAAGCCAAGCATTCCGGAAAAAACCGTTCGGTTCTGACGCAGATAAATCTGACCAAAACATCGAATGAAAAAACGGATTCACCAACCAGATAAAAGGCTCTGCTCATGTTCTCAAAAACATCCTACATCACGGTATTTATCGTTGTTCTGTTGCTGGCTATCTTCGCTATCGTCGAATATAACAACTATTCAGCCGAGCAGATTATGAATGAGACTAAAGCAACACTGGTCAATGAAACCACTTATGAAGTCAACAAAATAGAAGAATCTATCGCTGATAAAATCTCTCTGGTCAAATTTCTCCACAACACACCCCCAATTTCAGGTATTACCCGAGCCCTTGAGCATAATGGTGTTGATCCGAAAGATTCGACCACCACAGAACAATGGATGAACCGGCTCGCGGTTATTTTCCAGGCCCTGATAGAAAACAGGCGAGAGATTAAACAGTTACGGATTATCTCTGTCATAGATAAAGGCAAAGAGTTTCTACGGGTTGATCGCGACGGAGGCAAAGTGGTCAGAATACCGCATGCTTTTTTACAGGATAAATCCGGTGAAGCTTACTATATGGCGGCTTCCCAGCTCGCTCCCGGAGAGATCCATGTCTCACCGATTAACCTGAATATCGAACATGGTAAAATTGCCTATCCGCTCCAGCCGACACTACGTGTGATTACACCGATATTTTTCAGTGACCGGGAACGGTTCGGTTTTCTGATCATGAACATCGATGCTACCAATATCCTCACCAACCTCACCAAAGGACAAGGACTGCTTGATGAAATGTGGCTGGTTGATTCGAAAGGCTATTTTATTCATCACCCGGATAGCGAGCTTTCATTCAGCAGACAGCTCAATCCCGACATAACCCTCGCAAGCCAGTATCAGTTATCTGATATCGGTAACGATGGTTTACTGTCGGCTGTCCGACTGATAAAGCCCGCAGATGAATTGATCGTCGACCGGCAGAGACTTTATTCCGGCTCAAGCTTTGATGAACATGTTTATCTGTATGGCATCATCCATAAAAGCAAAATCGATCATAAAATTGCTGCACGTCATTATGAGTTGTTATTGCTTTCAGGGCTGACTTTTATCATTTTAACCCTTGTACTGGGCATTTTTTATCGCTCATACAGCACCAGCCTGCGGCTGAATAAAATTAATTCAAAATTCCAGTCGATTGTCAGCAGTTCTCCGGACGCAATCATTGGTGCTGATAAAGATGGCAGGATCAAAACCTGGAACCATGCAGCATCAACCTTATTCGATGTTCCTGAACATGCAGCATTCAATCAACTGCTGGATCACTGTATCAGATTAGATCATCAGGATCTGATGGCATCATTCCAGTCGGTTAAATCTTCGAATATAGCCCTTTCGCTTACGGATACACGATTCGATAAAAAAAATGGCGAAACCAAATATCTGGAAATCACGATTAATCCGATTCTGGATACGACGAATAAGGTTGACTCTTATACTATTCAGGTCCGGGACCGTACCAAAGAAGAAGAAGCCGCTGAAATGCTCAAAACCAGTAATGCGGAACTGGAGAAAAAAGTACAACAGCGTACAGAACAGCTGATGCAACATACACAACAACTGGAAATCGCCCACCAGAAAGCGATGGAAGCCAGTCATGCCAAGAGTAATTTCATTTCGGTGATCAGTCACGAAATGCGCACGCCACTCAACGGAATGATCGGCACACTGTCGCTGGTCAGACGGGAGCCACTAAGCCCTGACCAGTTGCGTTACCTGAACATGGCAGAACAGAGCACCAGCACCCTTTCGGTATTGATTAACGATATTCTGGATCTGTCGAAAATTGAGTCTGGCAAACTTGAAATCAGTCACCAGCAATTTCATGTGGGCCGCTTGATCGAAAGTCTGGTGCAATCCTCAGCCATCAGAGCAAAAGAAAAGGGACTGGATTTCATTCTTGACCTGAATTACCTGCGTCACGGAGAGATCACAACCGATCCGAACCGATTAAAACAGATCATCAATAACTTAATCACCAACGCAACCAAGTTTACCAGTGAAGGGGAAATTTTCATCCGGGCATCCTCAATCAATCCATCCGACCAGCCTGAAACCGTCCGTCTGTCAGTCGAAGTGATCGATACCGGGATCGGCATTGCCAGAGAAAATCAGGAAAAACTGTTCCAGCCATTTACTCAGGAAGACTCCAGTACATCGGTCAAATATGGTGGCACCGGACTCGGTTTGTCCATTTGCAGAAAATTATGTGAACTGATGGACGGCGAAATTGGTTTTGAATCCGAACAGGGAATCGGCAGCCGTTTCTACTTCTCAATCGACATGCCGGCAAATACCTGTAAGACAGAAACTAAACCACAGATGCTACAGAACATGATGATTGGGATTTACCTCCCCAATAAGACCCTGACATCAACCCTGACAGAAACCATCCAGATCCTGGGTGGTGAGGTTTATCTGATTGAAGATGAAGCCCACATTAGTACCACGATTGAACAATATCGACTTGACGCACTACTTCTTGATCTCGAATCACCCCGGTTTGGGCCGATTTGCACCCGGTTAGATGAAAACCGGCAAGAGCAACCACTAAAAATCGTGGCATTAACTCATGATTCTCTCCAGCACTGGACCAATCCGACCACACTGGACATTACCACACTGCATTCACCGGTTATCATCCGAATGTTAGCCAAAGCACTCACGAATAATCCGGAATTCCAAACTTTCTCCGATATAGTCACACCAGTTCTGACAGCGCCGGATAGCGCCGTGTCTCTTGCCGGTGTCAGAATCCTGATTGTTGAAGACAACGACATCAATATTGAAGTTGCCAAAGGTTATCTGGCAGAACTCGATGTTGAACCTGAAGTTGCTTTCAACGGCAAAGAAGCGATTGATATTCTGACCCAACGCTCTCGGGAAGGCAGACCCTTCCACTGTATTCTGATGGATTGCCAGATGCCGATCATGAATGGCTATGACTGTGCCCGGCAGATTCGGTTTGAGAACACACAGACCGGACATGAGAACACTCCGATCATTGCTATGACTGCAAATGCATTTTCCGGCGAAAAAGAAAAATGCCTGGAACATGGTATGAGCGACTATCTGACCAAGCCGGTTGAACAGTCTGAGTTACGCAAGAAAGTCATTCAGTGGACCCGGAAATATGCCAGACCGTCTCTTGTCCATACAGAGGAAACAACCATACACGAGAATCCGGCAGAACCTGATATAGAAAAACCTGATGTGGGAAAAGGTGGGCAGAAAGATAACGGGTTATCGCCCCAAATACCGGTAAAAGAGTCTTCCTATAACGGATGGGACAAAGAGCAGGCACTCAACCGGATGGGAGGCAATACCGCATTATTTAATAAAGTTCTGAAAATGTATTCTGACTCGGTATCCGGTGCAATGACACAACTTGCTCAGGCGATCGAGCAGCGGGATGCTTCCCTGATTTCCCATCAAAGTCATAAATTAAAAGGCTCCTATGGTTCAGTCGGCGCCTACCGGCTACGTGAAATCATGGCAGACATTGAAAATGAAACCATGCAGAAAGAAATTTATCACCATGAGAAAGTTGCAGACTATTTTGCTCTGGCTATATCGGAGAAAACCTTACTGGATCAGGAAATCGGCACTTATCTCTCGACACTTACCGATACTCCCGAAACAGGTGCATAAATAACAACTCTATACCAGCCGGCGGCCTTGCTCATCGATGATTAATTCTCCGTCTTCTTTGGCAAGCGGCCCCGGTGGCCATTGATCCAGCAGATCCAACACCACCTCACTGGGGCGACAAAGTTTAACGCCCCGGTGAGTACAGACAATCGGGCGATTCACCAGCACGGGATGTTGCAGCATCGCCTCAAGAATCACGTCATCGGTAACATGATCGTCCAGCAGCCCCAATTCTTTTGCCGGGGATTTTGTTGTCCGCAGTGCCGTACGCGGTGTCAGCCCGGCAGCCGCAAACAACGCAAGCAGTTGTGGTTTACTCCACCCTTCGTTCAGATAGTCAATCACCACTGGTGAATAACCGGCATCCTGAATAATTTTCAACACGTTCCGGGATGTACCGCATTCCGGGTTATGATGGATAACGATCACTTCAATACTCCTCGATTTACTGATCCTGATGCTTATAGTGTTTGCTGATTAACACGTTTCATCAATTCTTCCGCCGATTCAACCCGTTCAGAATAACGATCAACCAGATAATCGCTGTTATCCCGGGTCAGCAGCGTAAATTTAAATAACTCTTCCATCACATCGACGATCCGGTTGTAATAACCCGATGGCTTCATCCGCCCTTCTTCATCAAATTCAAGAAATGCTTTAGCCACAGAAGACTGATTCGGGATGGTCAGCATTCTCATCCAGCGCCCCAGAACCCGTAACTGGTTCACCACATTGAAAGACTGTGAACCACCACAGACCTGCATCACCGCTAATGTTTTTCCCTGAGTCGGACGCACAGCACCTAACGACAAAGGAATCCAGTCGATCTGGGCTTTCATAATGCCGGTCATCGCTCCATGCCGTTCAGGTGAGCACCATACCTGCCCTTCAGACCATGTAACCAGCTCCCGCAATTCCTGAACCTTCGGATGCGTGGCTTCTGCGCTGTCCGGTAACGGCAAACCTTCCGGGTTAAAGATCTTCACTTCAGCCCCCATTCGCACCAGTAAACGCGCACACTCTTCAATTACCAAGCGGCTGAATGAGCGCTCACGTAGTGAGCCGTACAACAGCAGCATCCGGGGTTTGTGCTGTGAAAAACTCCGGCAAAACTGTTCGGAATCCGGTACCCGGAACTGGGTTTCATCCAGAGCAGGCAGCGAAAAATCAGTCAGATTCATTTCTGTTTCTCATATTCGATATTTCATATATATGGAATAACATATATTAATAGAACCAGTGTTGTCAAACGCAGAAAGAAGGACAGAAAAAATGAACACGAAAAAGCCGGCAATCCTGCACAGATTACCGGCTTTTTATGAATAACATTCAGATAGTTGCTGAGAGTAGTCACTCAGCCACACATCTTATGTCAGTTAAATATCCATCGCGGCGTGATGACCCTGATAGACCGCAGTCGTAATGGTCGACACTTTCACACAGTCACCAACTTGCGAGACTAACGGCGCGCAGTCCCAGAGTTCATCGACACTCTGGCGACGTGAACGCTGACCTAAAGCACACAACACACTGGTTCCGGCCAGTTTGATTTCCTGACCATCCGGTCCCTGACAGAGTACACCGTTATCGCTGATTTCGAGCGCTTTGTGGTTTTTATAAACTTCAACACCACTCTTCTCGATTTCAGCCAGCAGCAGCGGACGGTGACGAATATTCGCATCCGGTGAGAGTTCAGAATTCATCTCAACCAGTTTGACATTCTTGTTTTCTCTTGCAAAGTGAATTGCCGCTTCACAGCCAGCCAGACCACCACCGAGAACGATCACATCATCGGTAATCGCATCTACTCTGTGGTGGTAATCGTTAGTCAGTACAACGTTGTCAGCATCAATCCCTTTGATGGGCGGAACAAATGGTTCAGATCCCACGGCAATAATGATGGCATCGGCATCAATCTCATCGGCGTAAGCTTTATCCACTTTGGTATTCAGACGAATATCCACACCGGCATCTTCACACAGTTTGCCCAGTGAAAGTCCTAGGCGATACATTTCGTACTTAAACGGAATTGCCTGCTCACCGATCAGAATTCCGCCAACTTCGTCGTTCATTTCACACAGAATGACTTCATGACCCCGTTTGGCGGCGGTCAGTGCAGCCTGCAGTCCACCCGGACCACCACCGACAACCAGCACCTTTTTCTTCACCCGGGCCGGCAGAATTTCCATTCCATCCAGCTCACGACCAATAATTGGGTTTACCGTACAACGGCGAGTTGCTGTTTCTGCCCGTTCTGCCATACAGGTAAAGCAGCGCAGACAGCGAACAATCCGGTCATCCTGATTGGTAACCACTTTCTTCGGCAATTCAGGATCGGCCAGTAACGCCCGGGCCATTTCTACAATATCAGCCTTACCGGAAGCAATAATTTCTTCCATCTTTTCTGGATCATTGAGACCACCGACAATCGCAACCGGCACACTGACATGTTTCTTAATCGCCTCAGCAAGATACACATTACTACCGTGTGGCAAGAACATTGACGGGTGAGTCACACCAAAGCCACGCTGATACGTTCCCGCTGATACGTGCAACAGGTCAATCCGGCTTTCAATCAGTTTGGCAATTTCAATTCCCTCTTCGAGCCTATAACCACCCTCGAACAGCTCAGAACCACTCAGACGGAATTCGATTGGGAATCCAGGGCCAACTGCTTTACGGACACTGTCGAGAACTTCCTGAGCAAAACGTACCCGATTCTCCACTGAGCCACCGTATTTGTCGGTACGTTTGTTAAAATATGGCGACAAAAACTGGTTTATCAGCCAACCATGACCGCCATGCACCATGACCATCTCAAAACCGGCTTTTTTCGCCAAAGCCGCTTTTTCGCCATAGGCCTCCACAATCTCGTCAATCAGCTCTTGGGTTAACTCTTTCACTTCGCGGCCATCCGGACGCATTCCGTTACTTGGTCCCCACTGACATAATCCGGCTTTCTGATCTTTATCGGTCAGATAAGTCCCTGCATACTGACCACTGTGTGACAGTTCCACACTCGCAATTGCACCATGCCGGCGAATCGCATCCGCCGTATAGGTGAAGCTCGACAGTGAACCTGGTGTATGCAGATCCAAATGGTACATATGAGAACCTTCGGTTTCCGGATGTACAACCAGTTCACTCACGGTGACAGTTGCGGCACCTCCTTTGGCACGGTATTCATAGAATGCGGTTGATGCAGGACCAATCGTACAATCTGCAGTGATATCTGTACCGCCCATAGGTGCACCAAACATCCGGTTACGGAAATACACATTACCGATTTGGATGGGTTTACTGAGATTTGGATATTTTCTTTTCATAACTTTAATTTCCCGGAGTCGTTTATTGGCTCGCAGCAAGCTCGTTAGCCTTGGATTTCTTAGTGATTATTCTGAAGATGTAGGTCAGGATCAGACCTGCAACACAGAATACGATGCCAATGAGGAAAGCATCTTTAAAACTATGGGTGGCACCAAAGACGTTTCTCATGATGGTTGGTCCGGTGTAACCGGCAACTGCAAAACCTGAGAACATAATGCCGAAGTTCACGCTGTTATTTTTCACACCAAACTGGTCTGCCGTCAGGCCAGGGAACACGCCCATAAATGCCCCGAAACAGACACCGATGATTGAAATGCCAACGTAAAATGTAGTCACCTCACCGATACCGGCGAGATAAAGAAGATAAAGTCCGATGATTGACAGAGCACAGGCAGCAGTCAGAGTATTGATCCGGCCGATCTTATCGGATAGCCAGCCTGCCAGAATCCGGCCACAGACATTAAACAGTGCTAATGTTGAAACCGCAGCTGTCGCAGCAGCCGTTGACATTCCAATCATTCGCTGCGCCAGCGGAGAAGCCAGAGCAATACACATCAGACCAGCAACTGCACCACACATCAAA includes these proteins:
- a CDS encoding EAL domain-containing protein, encoding MTSHINNSTQINILVVDDDPTNLLIMEEALSGLGHIVTTTDPLEGLALARQIQPQITILDIDMPVRNGLELCRDLLADPLTSNTSVMFVTSHDEADVEYFSLEFGAVDFISKPIDVRLCRLRVQNQLQLRLQSDALAEAKNNLQDLLTQLPVYVSYWSLDWESQFCNDFSGSWFGQTPEQMQGHQIDEVLPAELASQIRLSVQGQGQQDVKFRFEFIQEQRETEYLNIHIRQRYIGEQSLGYLVTAVNMTDVIRVKQALREEKEWLNVTLNSIGDAVIATDTSARVTFMNPIAERMTGWSASDAKGLAIEEVMDLRDAVSQHQGMNPILLALKEQRTVGMALNSQLTAKDGSIFRVEDSAAPIRDKNGEVIGAIIVFHDVSETVAMSVKMSHLANHDQLTDLPNRILLHDRLANAIRIADIQQSRIAMFMIDIDHFKYINDAMGHNFGDLFIKQLASRLSGLCLPGYTLARTGGDEFIIIAPNVMNAGVADSLATDIGLRISQPFLFGGKEYKVSASIGVSIYPDDSDSEENLLRHADTAMYRAKQQGRNQHCFFSKELETVLIQRHHIEMTLREAIEKDDLIVLYQPQHRLSDGEIVGCEALVRLKDQHGRLISPCHFIPIAEETGLVQQLGSQVLLKSCQAASYWYELGYSVRVSVNVAAKQFTDPEFVKIVEKTLQESRLPSHLLELEVTESALMHDFETTKQMLISLSELGISLAIDDFGTGYSSLSYLKAFPIDVLKIDRSFVHDMNDDPQSLDIVKTIVQLAKSLRLNIVAEGIEETHQQSLLAEMGCELGQGYLYHQPLGLDHFMTILHEQGKLCL
- the arsC gene encoding arsenate reductase (glutaredoxin) (This arsenate reductase requires both glutathione and glutaredoxin to convert arsenate to arsenite, after which the efflux transporter formed by ArsA and ArsB can extrude the arsenite from the cell, providing resistance.), translating into MIVIHHNPECGTSRNVLKIIQDAGYSPVVIDYLNEGWSKPQLLALFAAAGLTPRTALRTTKSPAKELGLLDDHVTDDVILEAMLQHPVLVNRPIVCTHRGVKLCRPSEVVLDLLDQWPPGPLAKEDGELIIDEQGRRLV
- the arsH gene encoding arsenical resistance protein ArsH, with protein sequence MNLTDFSLPALDETQFRVPDSEQFCRSFSQHKPRMLLLYGSLRERSFSRLVIEECARLLVRMGAEVKIFNPEGLPLPDSAEATHPKVQELRELVTWSEGQVWCSPERHGAMTGIMKAQIDWIPLSLGAVRPTQGKTLAVMQVCGGSQSFNVVNQLRVLGRWMRMLTIPNQSSVAKAFLEFDEEGRMKPSGYYNRIVDVMEELFKFTLLTRDNSDYLVDRYSERVESAEELMKRVNQQTL
- a CDS encoding oxidoreductase, with protein sequence MKRKYPNLSKPIQIGNVYFRNRMFGAPMGGTDITADCTIGPASTAFYEYRAKGGAATVTVSELVVHPETEGSHMYHLDLHTPGSLSSFTYTADAIRRHGAIASVELSHSGQYAGTYLTDKDQKAGLCQWGPSNGMRPDGREVKELTQELIDEIVEAYGEKAALAKKAGFEMVMVHGGHGWLINQFLSPYFNKRTDKYGGSVENRVRFAQEVLDSVRKAVGPGFPIEFRLSGSELFEGGYRLEEGIEIAKLIESRIDLLHVSAGTYQRGFGVTHPSMFLPHGSNVYLAEAIKKHVSVPVAIVGGLNDPEKMEEIIASGKADIVEMARALLADPELPKKVVTNQDDRIVRCLRCFTCMAERAETATRRCTVNPIIGRELDGMEILPARVKKKVLVVGGGPGGLQAALTAAKRGHEVILCEMNDEVGGILIGEQAIPFKYEMYRLGLSLGKLCEDAGVDIRLNTKVDKAYADEIDADAIIIAVGSEPFVPPIKGIDADNVVLTNDYHHRVDAITDDVIVLGGGLAGCEAAIHFARENKNVKLVEMNSELSPDANIRHRPLLLAEIEKSGVEVYKNHKALEISDNGVLCQGPDGQEIKLAGTSVLCALGQRSRRQSVDELWDCAPLVSQVGDCVKVSTITTAVYQGHHAAMDI
- a CDS encoding ATP-binding protein — protein: MFSKTSYITVFIVVLLLAIFAIVEYNNYSAEQIMNETKATLVNETTYEVNKIEESIADKISLVKFLHNTPPISGITRALEHNGVDPKDSTTTEQWMNRLAVIFQALIENRREIKQLRIISVIDKGKEFLRVDRDGGKVVRIPHAFLQDKSGEAYYMAASQLAPGEIHVSPINLNIEHGKIAYPLQPTLRVITPIFFSDRERFGFLIMNIDATNILTNLTKGQGLLDEMWLVDSKGYFIHHPDSELSFSRQLNPDITLASQYQLSDIGNDGLLSAVRLIKPADELIVDRQRLYSGSSFDEHVYLYGIIHKSKIDHKIAARHYELLLLSGLTFIILTLVLGIFYRSYSTSLRLNKINSKFQSIVSSSPDAIIGADKDGRIKTWNHAASTLFDVPEHAAFNQLLDHCIRLDHQDLMASFQSVKSSNIALSLTDTRFDKKNGETKYLEITINPILDTTNKVDSYTIQVRDRTKEEEAAEMLKTSNAELEKKVQQRTEQLMQHTQQLEIAHQKAMEASHAKSNFISVISHEMRTPLNGMIGTLSLVRREPLSPDQLRYLNMAEQSTSTLSVLINDILDLSKIESGKLEISHQQFHVGRLIESLVQSSAIRAKEKGLDFILDLNYLRHGEITTDPNRLKQIINNLITNATKFTSEGEIFIRASSINPSDQPETVRLSVEVIDTGIGIARENQEKLFQPFTQEDSSTSVKYGGTGLGLSICRKLCELMDGEIGFESEQGIGSRFYFSIDMPANTCKTETKPQMLQNMMIGIYLPNKTLTSTLTETIQILGGEVYLIEDEAHISTTIEQYRLDALLLDLESPRFGPICTRLDENRQEQPLKIVALTHDSLQHWTNPTTLDITTLHSPVIIRMLAKALTNNPEFQTFSDIVTPVLTAPDSAVSLAGVRILIVEDNDINIEVAKGYLAELDVEPEVAFNGKEAIDILTQRSREGRPFHCILMDCQMPIMNGYDCARQIRFENTQTGHENTPIIAMTANAFSGEKEKCLEHGMSDYLTKPVEQSELRKKVIQWTRKYARPSLVHTEETTIHENPAEPDIEKPDVGKGGQKDNGLSPQIPVKESSYNGWDKEQALNRMGGNTALFNKVLKMYSDSVSGAMTQLAQAIEQRDASLISHQSHKLKGSYGSVGAYRLREIMADIENETMQKEIYHHEKVADYFALAISEKTLLDQEIGTYLSTLTDTPETGA
- a CDS encoding diguanylate cyclase → MLEELELRYNHARILIVDDDPINLELLKGCLSDTFQIDLVENGMEALKRATLTMPDLILLDVMMEGIDGWEVCRTMKSSPTLAHIPIIFITSLDDDETQIRCWQAGCADYITKPFNFVTLEHRVKMHMRYKITTELLTTMSTRDSLTGLSNRRSLESDYLTIKGLCRRNGQPLSLLMIDIDNFKQYNDIYGHLKGDKCLQQVADTLKKSIKRVSDRVFRYGGEEFTVLLPNTNQEGARRIASTLLSAISEQTLEHKSAPLGYLTISIGGATFDWAHLPEQLEEALEAADQALYEAKHSGKNRSVLTQINLTKTSNEKTDSPTR